The following proteins come from a genomic window of Bos mutus isolate GX-2022 chromosome 21, NWIPB_WYAK_1.1, whole genome shotgun sequence:
- the PLD4 gene encoding 5'-3' exonuclease PLD4 isoform X3 — protein sequence MNAKAGPLELQVRGTLVLLCLGAVTLTCLLGLRSSPSTWSQGCPEEGPARPGGLGSRVDWDPRGREARRWHQQKDSCRLVLVESIPQDLRSVAGSPAAQPLAQAWMQLLDAARESVHVASFYWSLTGPDIGVNDSSSQLGEALLQKLQQLLDRNVSLAVATSTPTPAKNSTDLQVLESRGAQVRHVPMGKLTGGVLHSKFWVVDGRHIYVGSANMDWRSLTQVKELGAVIYNCSRLAQDLEKTFQTYWVLGTPRAVLPKPWPQNFSSHINRFQPLRDHFDGVPTTVYFSLLASAGHGAAGGGLQQGGARAPAGQLLAQHGPQDVPLPAVPAGTQQPSGQRVHGRESLHRARGEPLQHPLQQGEPQQVHGHGEGGLHRHVQLVRRLLQQHLRCGPGGQPEGLWRPAGGEHRAGAAAAALRARLELPLRRGPGWTGPGPGLCLAGLRFGPSWQRGPGSGVGPPCLTWPPAWTPSSFTRTSPGQGRDCPPQGGHKPLALQI from the exons ATGAACGCCAAGGCGGGACCCTTGGAG CTGCAGGTGCGGGGGACGCTCGTGCTGCTGTGCCTGGGCGCCGTgaccctcacctgcctcctggggcTGAGGTCCTCCCCTTCCACCTGGAGCCAGGGCTGCCCTGAGGAAGGGCCCGCCAGGCCTGGGGGCCTTGGCTCCCGTGTGGACTGGGATCCTCGAGGACGGGAGGCCCGGCGGTGGCATCAGCAAAAGGACTCCTGCCG GCTCGTCCTCGTGGAGAGCATCCCCCAGGACCTGCGATCTGTAGCAGGCAGCCCGGCCGCCCAGCCCCTGGCCCAGGCCTGGATGCAGCTGCTGGACGCCGCCCGAGAGAGCGTCCACGTGGCCTCCTTCTACTGGTCCCTCACGGGGCCCGACATCGGGGTCAACGACTCGTCTTCCCAGCTG GGCGAGGCCCTCCTGCAAAagctgcagcagctgctggaCAGAAACGTGTCCCTGGCCGTGGCCACCAGCACCCCAACTCCGGCCAAGAACTCCACTGACCTGCAGGTCCTGGAAAGCCGAG GCGCCCAGGTGAGACACGTGCCCATGGGAAAGCTCACTGGCGGCGTTTTGCACTCCAAGTTCTGGGTGGTGGATGGGCGGCACATCTACGTGGGCAGTGCCAACATGGACTGGAGGTCCCTGACACAG GTGAAGGAGCTCGGTGCCGTCATCTACAACTGCAGCCGCCTGGCCCAGGACCTGGAGAAGACCTTCCAGACCTACTGGGTGCTGGGGACACCCAGGGCTGTCCTCCCCAAGCCCTGGCCTCAGAACTTCTCCTCTCACATCAACCGCTTCCAGCCGCTCCGGGATCACTTTGACGGGGTGCCCACCACTGTCTACTTCTCG CTACTGGCCAGTGCTGGACACGGCGCTGCGGGTGGCGGCCTTCAGCAGGGGGGTGCGCGTGCGCCTGCTGGTCAGCTGCTGGCTCAACACGGACCCCAGGATGTTCCCCTTCCTGCGGTCCCTGCAGGCACTCAGCAACCCAGCGGCCAACGTGTCCATGGACGTG AAAGTCTTCATCGTGCCCGTGGGGAACCACTCCAACATCCCCTTCAGCAGGGTGAACCACAGCAAGTTCATGGTCACGGAGAAGGCGGCCTACATAG GCACGTCCAACTGGTCAGAAGATTACTTCAGCAGCACCTCAGGTGTGGGCCTGGTGGTCAGCCAGAGGGCCTCTGGCGCCCAGCTGGGGGTGAGCACCGTGCAGGAGCAGCTGCGGCAGCTCTTCGAGCGAGACTGGAGCTCCCGCTACGCCGTGGGCCTGGATGGACAGGCCCAGGGCCAGGACTGTGTTTGGCAGGGCTGAGGTTCGGCCCTTCCTGGCAGCGGGGTCCTGGCAGCGGGGTGGGGCCTCCTTGCCTCACCTGGCCCCCAGCCTGGACTCCAAGCAGCTTCACTCGCACAAGCCCTGGTCAGGGGCGGGACTGTCCACCTCAGGGCGGACACAAACCACTTGCTCTCCAAATCTAG
- the PLD4 gene encoding 5'-3' exonuclease PLD4 isoform X1, translating into MNAKAGPLELQVRGTLVLLCLGAVTLTCLLGLRSSPSTWSQGCPEEGPARPGGLGSRVDWDPRGREARRWHQQKDSCRLVLVESIPQDLRSVAGSPAAQPLAQAWMQLLDAARESVHVASFYWSLTGPDIGVNDSSSQLGEALLQKLQQLLDRNVSLAVATSTPTPAKNSTDLQVLESRVGVRTPSMRRKELGSARRGLTHRSAPLSGAQVRHVPMGKLTGGVLHSKFWVVDGRHIYVGSANMDWRSLTQVKELGAVIYNCSRLAQDLEKTFQTYWVLGTPRAVLPKPWPQNFSSHINRFQPLRDHFDGVPTTVYFSLLASAGHGAAGGGLQQGGARAPAGQLLAQHGPQDVPLPAVPAGTQQPSGQRVHGRESLHRARGEPLQHPLQQGEPQQVHGHGEGGLHRHVQLVRRLLQQHLRCGPGGQPEGLWRPAGGEHRAGAAAAALRARLELPLRRGPGWTGPGPGLCLAGLRFGPSWQRGPGSGVGPPCLTWPPAWTPSSFTRTSPGQGRDCPPQGGHKPLALQI; encoded by the exons ATGAACGCCAAGGCGGGACCCTTGGAG CTGCAGGTGCGGGGGACGCTCGTGCTGCTGTGCCTGGGCGCCGTgaccctcacctgcctcctggggcTGAGGTCCTCCCCTTCCACCTGGAGCCAGGGCTGCCCTGAGGAAGGGCCCGCCAGGCCTGGGGGCCTTGGCTCCCGTGTGGACTGGGATCCTCGAGGACGGGAGGCCCGGCGGTGGCATCAGCAAAAGGACTCCTGCCG GCTCGTCCTCGTGGAGAGCATCCCCCAGGACCTGCGATCTGTAGCAGGCAGCCCGGCCGCCCAGCCCCTGGCCCAGGCCTGGATGCAGCTGCTGGACGCCGCCCGAGAGAGCGTCCACGTGGCCTCCTTCTACTGGTCCCTCACGGGGCCCGACATCGGGGTCAACGACTCGTCTTCCCAGCTG GGCGAGGCCCTCCTGCAAAagctgcagcagctgctggaCAGAAACGTGTCCCTGGCCGTGGCCACCAGCACCCCAACTCCGGCCAAGAACTCCACTGACCTGCAGGTCCTGGAAAGCCGAG TGGGGGTGAGGACACCGTCCATGAGGAGGAAGGAACTGGGCTCAGCACGACGCGGGCTCACCCACCGCTCTGCCCCCTTGTCAGGCGCCCAGGTGAGACACGTGCCCATGGGAAAGCTCACTGGCGGCGTTTTGCACTCCAAGTTCTGGGTGGTGGATGGGCGGCACATCTACGTGGGCAGTGCCAACATGGACTGGAGGTCCCTGACACAG GTGAAGGAGCTCGGTGCCGTCATCTACAACTGCAGCCGCCTGGCCCAGGACCTGGAGAAGACCTTCCAGACCTACTGGGTGCTGGGGACACCCAGGGCTGTCCTCCCCAAGCCCTGGCCTCAGAACTTCTCCTCTCACATCAACCGCTTCCAGCCGCTCCGGGATCACTTTGACGGGGTGCCCACCACTGTCTACTTCTCG CTACTGGCCAGTGCTGGACACGGCGCTGCGGGTGGCGGCCTTCAGCAGGGGGGTGCGCGTGCGCCTGCTGGTCAGCTGCTGGCTCAACACGGACCCCAGGATGTTCCCCTTCCTGCGGTCCCTGCAGGCACTCAGCAACCCAGCGGCCAACGTGTCCATGGACGTG AAAGTCTTCATCGTGCCCGTGGGGAACCACTCCAACATCCCCTTCAGCAGGGTGAACCACAGCAAGTTCATGGTCACGGAGAAGGCGGCCTACATAG GCACGTCCAACTGGTCAGAAGATTACTTCAGCAGCACCTCAGGTGTGGGCCTGGTGGTCAGCCAGAGGGCCTCTGGCGCCCAGCTGGGGGTGAGCACCGTGCAGGAGCAGCTGCGGCAGCTCTTCGAGCGAGACTGGAGCTCCCGCTACGCCGTGGGCCTGGATGGACAGGCCCAGGGCCAGGACTGTGTTTGGCAGGGCTGAGGTTCGGCCCTTCCTGGCAGCGGGGTCCTGGCAGCGGGGTGGGGCCTCCTTGCCTCACCTGGCCCCCAGCCTGGACTCCAAGCAGCTTCACTCGCACAAGCCCTGGTCAGGGGCGGGACTGTCCACCTCAGGGCGGACACAAACCACTTGCTCTCCAAATCTAG
- the PLD4 gene encoding 5'-3' exonuclease PLD4 isoform X2, with translation MNAKAGPLELQVRGTLVLLCLGAVTLTCLLGLRSSPSTWSQGCPEEGPARPGGLGSRVDWDPRGREARRWHQQKDSCRLVLVESIPQDLRSVAGSPAAQPLAQAWMQLLDAARESVHVASFYWSLTGPDIGVNDSSSQLGEALLQKLQQLLDRNVSLAVATSTPTPAKNSTDLQVLESRVGVRTPSMRRKELGSARRGLTHRSAPLSGAQVRHVPMGKLTGGVLHSKFWVVDGRHIYVGSANMDWRSLTQVKELGAVIYNCSRLAQDLEKTFQTYWVLGTPRAVLPKPWPQNFSSHINRFQPLRDHFDGVPTTVYFSASPPALCPHGRTRDLDALLAVMGAAREFLYASVMEYFPTTRFRHPASYWPVLDTALRVAAFSRGVRVRLLVSCWLNTDPRMFPFLRSLQALSNPAANVSMDVKVFIVPVGNHSNIPFSRVNHSKFMVTEKAAYIGTSNWSEDYFSSTSGVGLVVSQRASGAQLGVSTVQEQLRQLFERDWSSRYAVGLDGQAQGQDCVWQG, from the exons ATGAACGCCAAGGCGGGACCCTTGGAG CTGCAGGTGCGGGGGACGCTCGTGCTGCTGTGCCTGGGCGCCGTgaccctcacctgcctcctggggcTGAGGTCCTCCCCTTCCACCTGGAGCCAGGGCTGCCCTGAGGAAGGGCCCGCCAGGCCTGGGGGCCTTGGCTCCCGTGTGGACTGGGATCCTCGAGGACGGGAGGCCCGGCGGTGGCATCAGCAAAAGGACTCCTGCCG GCTCGTCCTCGTGGAGAGCATCCCCCAGGACCTGCGATCTGTAGCAGGCAGCCCGGCCGCCCAGCCCCTGGCCCAGGCCTGGATGCAGCTGCTGGACGCCGCCCGAGAGAGCGTCCACGTGGCCTCCTTCTACTGGTCCCTCACGGGGCCCGACATCGGGGTCAACGACTCGTCTTCCCAGCTG GGCGAGGCCCTCCTGCAAAagctgcagcagctgctggaCAGAAACGTGTCCCTGGCCGTGGCCACCAGCACCCCAACTCCGGCCAAGAACTCCACTGACCTGCAGGTCCTGGAAAGCCGAG TGGGGGTGAGGACACCGTCCATGAGGAGGAAGGAACTGGGCTCAGCACGACGCGGGCTCACCCACCGCTCTGCCCCCTTGTCAGGCGCCCAGGTGAGACACGTGCCCATGGGAAAGCTCACTGGCGGCGTTTTGCACTCCAAGTTCTGGGTGGTGGATGGGCGGCACATCTACGTGGGCAGTGCCAACATGGACTGGAGGTCCCTGACACAG GTGAAGGAGCTCGGTGCCGTCATCTACAACTGCAGCCGCCTGGCCCAGGACCTGGAGAAGACCTTCCAGACCTACTGGGTGCTGGGGACACCCAGGGCTGTCCTCCCCAAGCCCTGGCCTCAGAACTTCTCCTCTCACATCAACCGCTTCCAGCCGCTCCGGGATCACTTTGACGGGGTGCCCACCACTGTCTACTTCTCG GCGTCGCCGCCTGCTCTCTGCCCCCACGGCCGCACCCGCGACCTGGATGCGCTGCTAGCGGTCATGGGGGCTGCCCGGGAGTTCCTCTACGCCTCGGTGATGGAGTACTTTCCCACCACACGCTTCAGACACCCCGCCAG CTACTGGCCAGTGCTGGACACGGCGCTGCGGGTGGCGGCCTTCAGCAGGGGGGTGCGCGTGCGCCTGCTGGTCAGCTGCTGGCTCAACACGGACCCCAGGATGTTCCCCTTCCTGCGGTCCCTGCAGGCACTCAGCAACCCAGCGGCCAACGTGTCCATGGACGTG AAAGTCTTCATCGTGCCCGTGGGGAACCACTCCAACATCCCCTTCAGCAGGGTGAACCACAGCAAGTTCATGGTCACGGAGAAGGCGGCCTACATAG GCACGTCCAACTGGTCAGAAGATTACTTCAGCAGCACCTCAGGTGTGGGCCTGGTGGTCAGCCAGAGGGCCTCTGGCGCCCAGCTGGGGGTGAGCACCGTGCAGGAGCAGCTGCGGCAGCTCTTCGAGCGAGACTGGAGCTCCCGCTACGCCGTGGGCCTGGATGGACAGGCCCAGGGCCAGGACTGTGTTTGGCAGGGCTGA
- the PLD4 gene encoding 5'-3' exonuclease PLD4 isoform X4 codes for MNAKAGPLELQVRGTLVLLCLGAVTLTCLLGLRSSPSTWSQGCPEEGPARPGGLGSRVDWDPRGREARRWHQQKDSCRLVLVESIPQDLRSVAGSPAAQPLAQAWMQLLDAARESVHVASFYWSLTGPDIGVNDSSSQLGEALLQKLQQLLDRNVSLAVATSTPTPAKNSTDLQVLESRGAQVRHVPMGKLTGGVLHSKFWVVDGRHIYVGSANMDWRSLTQVKELGAVIYNCSRLAQDLEKTFQTYWVLGTPRAVLPKPWPQNFSSHINRFQPLRDHFDGVPTTVYFSASPPALCPHGRTRDLDALLAVMGAAREFLYASVMEYFPTTRFRHPASYWPVLDTALRVAAFSRGVRVRLLVSCWLNTDPRMFPFLRSLQALSNPAANVSMDVKVFIVPVGNHSNIPFSRVNHSKFMVTEKAAYIGTSNWSEDYFSSTSGVGLVVSQRASGAQLGVSTVQEQLRQLFERDWSSRYAVGLDGQAQGQDCVWQG; via the exons ATGAACGCCAAGGCGGGACCCTTGGAG CTGCAGGTGCGGGGGACGCTCGTGCTGCTGTGCCTGGGCGCCGTgaccctcacctgcctcctggggcTGAGGTCCTCCCCTTCCACCTGGAGCCAGGGCTGCCCTGAGGAAGGGCCCGCCAGGCCTGGGGGCCTTGGCTCCCGTGTGGACTGGGATCCTCGAGGACGGGAGGCCCGGCGGTGGCATCAGCAAAAGGACTCCTGCCG GCTCGTCCTCGTGGAGAGCATCCCCCAGGACCTGCGATCTGTAGCAGGCAGCCCGGCCGCCCAGCCCCTGGCCCAGGCCTGGATGCAGCTGCTGGACGCCGCCCGAGAGAGCGTCCACGTGGCCTCCTTCTACTGGTCCCTCACGGGGCCCGACATCGGGGTCAACGACTCGTCTTCCCAGCTG GGCGAGGCCCTCCTGCAAAagctgcagcagctgctggaCAGAAACGTGTCCCTGGCCGTGGCCACCAGCACCCCAACTCCGGCCAAGAACTCCACTGACCTGCAGGTCCTGGAAAGCCGAG GCGCCCAGGTGAGACACGTGCCCATGGGAAAGCTCACTGGCGGCGTTTTGCACTCCAAGTTCTGGGTGGTGGATGGGCGGCACATCTACGTGGGCAGTGCCAACATGGACTGGAGGTCCCTGACACAG GTGAAGGAGCTCGGTGCCGTCATCTACAACTGCAGCCGCCTGGCCCAGGACCTGGAGAAGACCTTCCAGACCTACTGGGTGCTGGGGACACCCAGGGCTGTCCTCCCCAAGCCCTGGCCTCAGAACTTCTCCTCTCACATCAACCGCTTCCAGCCGCTCCGGGATCACTTTGACGGGGTGCCCACCACTGTCTACTTCTCG GCGTCGCCGCCTGCTCTCTGCCCCCACGGCCGCACCCGCGACCTGGATGCGCTGCTAGCGGTCATGGGGGCTGCCCGGGAGTTCCTCTACGCCTCGGTGATGGAGTACTTTCCCACCACACGCTTCAGACACCCCGCCAG CTACTGGCCAGTGCTGGACACGGCGCTGCGGGTGGCGGCCTTCAGCAGGGGGGTGCGCGTGCGCCTGCTGGTCAGCTGCTGGCTCAACACGGACCCCAGGATGTTCCCCTTCCTGCGGTCCCTGCAGGCACTCAGCAACCCAGCGGCCAACGTGTCCATGGACGTG AAAGTCTTCATCGTGCCCGTGGGGAACCACTCCAACATCCCCTTCAGCAGGGTGAACCACAGCAAGTTCATGGTCACGGAGAAGGCGGCCTACATAG GCACGTCCAACTGGTCAGAAGATTACTTCAGCAGCACCTCAGGTGTGGGCCTGGTGGTCAGCCAGAGGGCCTCTGGCGCCCAGCTGGGGGTGAGCACCGTGCAGGAGCAGCTGCGGCAGCTCTTCGAGCGAGACTGGAGCTCCCGCTACGCCGTGGGCCTGGATGGACAGGCCCAGGGCCAGGACTGTGTTTGGCAGGGCTGA
- the PLD4 gene encoding 5'-3' exonuclease PLD4 isoform X5, producing MNAKAGPLELQVRGTLVLLCLGAVTLTCLLGLRSSPSTWSQGCPEEGPARPGGLGSRVDWDPRGREARRWHQQKDSCRLVLVESIPQDLRSVAGSPAAQPLAQAWMQLLDAARESVHVASFYWSLTGPDIGVNDSSSQLGEALLQKLQQLLDRNVSLAVATSTPTPAKNSTDLQVLESRVGVRTPSMRRKELGSARRGLTHRSAPLSGAQVRHVPMGKLTGGVLHSKFWVVDGRHIYVGSANMDWRSLTQVKELGAVIYNCSRLAQDLEKTFQTYWVLGTPRAVLPKPWPQNFSSHINRFQPLRDHFDGVPTTVYFSLLASAGHGAAGGGLQQGGARAPAGQLLAQHGPQDVPLPAVPAGTQQPSGQRVHGRVFIVPVGNHSNIPFSRVNHSKFMVTEKAAYIGTSNWSEDYFSSTSGVGLVVSQRASGAQLGVSTVQEQLRQLFERDWSSRYAVGLDGQAQGQDCVWQG from the exons ATGAACGCCAAGGCGGGACCCTTGGAG CTGCAGGTGCGGGGGACGCTCGTGCTGCTGTGCCTGGGCGCCGTgaccctcacctgcctcctggggcTGAGGTCCTCCCCTTCCACCTGGAGCCAGGGCTGCCCTGAGGAAGGGCCCGCCAGGCCTGGGGGCCTTGGCTCCCGTGTGGACTGGGATCCTCGAGGACGGGAGGCCCGGCGGTGGCATCAGCAAAAGGACTCCTGCCG GCTCGTCCTCGTGGAGAGCATCCCCCAGGACCTGCGATCTGTAGCAGGCAGCCCGGCCGCCCAGCCCCTGGCCCAGGCCTGGATGCAGCTGCTGGACGCCGCCCGAGAGAGCGTCCACGTGGCCTCCTTCTACTGGTCCCTCACGGGGCCCGACATCGGGGTCAACGACTCGTCTTCCCAGCTG GGCGAGGCCCTCCTGCAAAagctgcagcagctgctggaCAGAAACGTGTCCCTGGCCGTGGCCACCAGCACCCCAACTCCGGCCAAGAACTCCACTGACCTGCAGGTCCTGGAAAGCCGAG TGGGGGTGAGGACACCGTCCATGAGGAGGAAGGAACTGGGCTCAGCACGACGCGGGCTCACCCACCGCTCTGCCCCCTTGTCAGGCGCCCAGGTGAGACACGTGCCCATGGGAAAGCTCACTGGCGGCGTTTTGCACTCCAAGTTCTGGGTGGTGGATGGGCGGCACATCTACGTGGGCAGTGCCAACATGGACTGGAGGTCCCTGACACAG GTGAAGGAGCTCGGTGCCGTCATCTACAACTGCAGCCGCCTGGCCCAGGACCTGGAGAAGACCTTCCAGACCTACTGGGTGCTGGGGACACCCAGGGCTGTCCTCCCCAAGCCCTGGCCTCAGAACTTCTCCTCTCACATCAACCGCTTCCAGCCGCTCCGGGATCACTTTGACGGGGTGCCCACCACTGTCTACTTCTCG CTACTGGCCAGTGCTGGACACGGCGCTGCGGGTGGCGGCCTTCAGCAGGGGGGTGCGCGTGCGCCTGCTGGTCAGCTGCTGGCTCAACACGGACCCCAGGATGTTCCCCTTCCTGCGGTCCCTGCAGGCACTCAGCAACCCAGCGGCCAACGTGTCCATGGACGTG TCTTCATCGTGCCCGTGGGGAACCACTCCAACATCCCCTTCAGCAGGGTGAACCACAGCAAGTTCATGGTCACGGAGAAGGCGGCCTACATAG GCACGTCCAACTGGTCAGAAGATTACTTCAGCAGCACCTCAGGTGTGGGCCTGGTGGTCAGCCAGAGGGCCTCTGGCGCCCAGCTGGGGGTGAGCACCGTGCAGGAGCAGCTGCGGCAGCTCTTCGAGCGAGACTGGAGCTCCCGCTACGCCGTGGGCCTGGATGGACAGGCCCAGGGCCAGGACTGTGTTTGGCAGGGCTGA
- the PLD4 gene encoding 5'-3' exonuclease PLD4 isoform X6 codes for MNAKAGPLELQVRGTLVLLCLGAVTLTCLLGLRSSPSTWSQGCPEEGPARPGGLGSRVDWDPRGREARRWHQQKDSCRLVLVESIPQDLRSVAGSPAAQPLAQAWMQLLDAARESVHVASFYWSLTGPDIGVNDSSSQLGEALLQKLQQLLDRNVSLAVATSTPTPAKNSTDLQVLESRVGVRTPSMRRKELGSARRGLTHRSAPLSGAQVRHVPMGKLTGGVLHSKFWVVDGRHIYVGSANMDWRSLTQVKELGAVIYNCSRLAQDLEKTFQTYWVLGTPRAVLPKPWPQNFSSHINRFQPLRDHFDGVPTTVYFSASPPALCPHGRTRDLDALLAVMGAAREFLYASVMEYFPTTRFRHPASYWPVLDTALRVAAFSRGVRVRLLVSCWLNTDPRMFPFLRSLQALSNPAANVSMDVSSSCPWGTTPTSPSAG; via the exons ATGAACGCCAAGGCGGGACCCTTGGAG CTGCAGGTGCGGGGGACGCTCGTGCTGCTGTGCCTGGGCGCCGTgaccctcacctgcctcctggggcTGAGGTCCTCCCCTTCCACCTGGAGCCAGGGCTGCCCTGAGGAAGGGCCCGCCAGGCCTGGGGGCCTTGGCTCCCGTGTGGACTGGGATCCTCGAGGACGGGAGGCCCGGCGGTGGCATCAGCAAAAGGACTCCTGCCG GCTCGTCCTCGTGGAGAGCATCCCCCAGGACCTGCGATCTGTAGCAGGCAGCCCGGCCGCCCAGCCCCTGGCCCAGGCCTGGATGCAGCTGCTGGACGCCGCCCGAGAGAGCGTCCACGTGGCCTCCTTCTACTGGTCCCTCACGGGGCCCGACATCGGGGTCAACGACTCGTCTTCCCAGCTG GGCGAGGCCCTCCTGCAAAagctgcagcagctgctggaCAGAAACGTGTCCCTGGCCGTGGCCACCAGCACCCCAACTCCGGCCAAGAACTCCACTGACCTGCAGGTCCTGGAAAGCCGAG TGGGGGTGAGGACACCGTCCATGAGGAGGAAGGAACTGGGCTCAGCACGACGCGGGCTCACCCACCGCTCTGCCCCCTTGTCAGGCGCCCAGGTGAGACACGTGCCCATGGGAAAGCTCACTGGCGGCGTTTTGCACTCCAAGTTCTGGGTGGTGGATGGGCGGCACATCTACGTGGGCAGTGCCAACATGGACTGGAGGTCCCTGACACAG GTGAAGGAGCTCGGTGCCGTCATCTACAACTGCAGCCGCCTGGCCCAGGACCTGGAGAAGACCTTCCAGACCTACTGGGTGCTGGGGACACCCAGGGCTGTCCTCCCCAAGCCCTGGCCTCAGAACTTCTCCTCTCACATCAACCGCTTCCAGCCGCTCCGGGATCACTTTGACGGGGTGCCCACCACTGTCTACTTCTCG GCGTCGCCGCCTGCTCTCTGCCCCCACGGCCGCACCCGCGACCTGGATGCGCTGCTAGCGGTCATGGGGGCTGCCCGGGAGTTCCTCTACGCCTCGGTGATGGAGTACTTTCCCACCACACGCTTCAGACACCCCGCCAG CTACTGGCCAGTGCTGGACACGGCGCTGCGGGTGGCGGCCTTCAGCAGGGGGGTGCGCGTGCGCCTGCTGGTCAGCTGCTGGCTCAACACGGACCCCAGGATGTTCCCCTTCCTGCGGTCCCTGCAGGCACTCAGCAACCCAGCGGCCAACGTGTCCATGGACGTG TCTTCATCGTGCCCGTGGGGAACCACTCCAACATCCCCTTCAGCAGGGTGA